The Parachlamydiales bacterium genome includes a region encoding these proteins:
- a CDS encoding KamA family radical SAM protein, which translates to MLSLPSAPWQKILRGNFTRLNTLLEFLELDSSTIARLAVRKEFPLNLPRRLAEKIQKNTLEDPIFKQFVPLADEFVAAENFVLEPLSEGGCKVGKKLLHKYQGRVLLVCTSACAMHCRYCFRQNFDYQVQDKGFEQELAYIAEDTTLREVILSGGDPLALTNERLSEILKAVDAIPHITRIRFHTRFPIGIPERIDEGLIALLTGLSKKVWLVVHVNHPLELDQDVLAHLKKLSDKGVMLLNQSVLLKGVNADVEVLEALCNKLVDNNILPYYIHQLDRVKGASHFEVDLEEGKALMRSLQKRVSGYALPRYAQEIPGFASKVIIPF; encoded by the coding sequence GTGTTAAGTCTTCCTTCAGCTCCTTGGCAGAAAATATTAAGGGGCAATTTTACCCGTCTGAATACCTTGCTTGAATTTCTTGAATTAGACTCCTCAACTATAGCAAGGTTGGCAGTAAGAAAAGAATTTCCTTTGAATCTTCCCCGTCGTTTGGCAGAAAAAATCCAAAAAAACACACTTGAAGATCCGATTTTTAAACAATTTGTTCCTTTAGCGGACGAGTTTGTTGCTGCAGAAAACTTTGTATTAGAGCCGCTTTCTGAAGGCGGATGTAAAGTGGGCAAGAAATTGCTCCATAAATATCAAGGAAGAGTGTTGCTAGTATGTACGAGCGCGTGTGCAATGCACTGCCGCTATTGTTTTAGGCAGAATTTTGACTATCAAGTACAAGACAAAGGCTTTGAGCAGGAGTTGGCCTATATTGCTGAAGATACAACGCTACGCGAAGTCATTCTAAGCGGGGGAGACCCTTTAGCGCTTACAAACGAAAGGTTGAGCGAGATATTAAAAGCAGTAGATGCCATTCCGCATATTACACGCATAAGATTTCACACCCGGTTTCCTATCGGAATTCCCGAACGTATTGACGAGGGACTGATAGCCTTACTAACGGGCCTAAGCAAGAAAGTTTGGTTGGTGGTGCATGTTAATCACCCGTTGGAGTTAGATCAAGATGTACTTGCACATTTGAAGAAGTTGTCTGATAAGGGGGTAATGCTCTTGAATCAGTCCGTACTGCTTAAAGGTGTGAATGCTGATGTTGAAGTCTTGGAAGCGTTGTGCAATAAACTTGTGGATAACAATATACTCCCTTATTACATCCACCAATTAGATAGAGTGAAAGGAGCTTCCCACTTTGAGGTAGATCTTGAAGAAGGGAAGGCACTAATGCGCTCGCTGCAAAAGCGGGTGTCCGGCTATGCTTTGCCTAGATATGCGCAAGAGATTCCGGGGTTCGCCTCTAAAGTGATTATACCTTTCTAG
- the murA gene encoding UDP-N-acetylglucosamine 1-carboxyvinyltransferase, with amino-acid sequence MDVLKIKGGTPLKGHVKAAGAKNAITKLLVASLISDKPTHFSNVPNIGDVEVTVSLCQEIGMQVSWDREKGEMHVVTKELTSSYIPQKFSGSNRIPILMMGALLGRTDEDIIVPVSGGCDLGQRPVDFHITALEALGATIEYRPMKRQAAYFARAHNGLQGSLITLPFPSVGATENTILAAVTARGTTVIKNAAIEPEVVDLILFLQKLGANITVDVDRTIKIQGTRRFYEVEHTVLPDRIEAASWGMAAICTKGRVFVEGAQHHNMITFLNTIREVGGGFDVKENGIEFFYDGPLQGGLHIETDVHPGFMTDWQQPFVVLLTQASGSSVVHETVYEKRFGYTETLREMGADITLFKQCLGGKCCRYASKNYAHSLIVKGSSPLIAKDIAVPDLRAGFAYVMAACVAEGKSSLSGLDFLKRGYENIFEKLVNLGIDIELTTARDPLPLVLPAAMSEVEDELLVTN; translated from the coding sequence ATGGACGTACTCAAAATTAAAGGCGGGACTCCTCTAAAGGGACATGTAAAGGCCGCCGGGGCAAAAAATGCCATCACTAAGCTACTTGTAGCTTCATTGATCTCTGATAAACCCACCCATTTTTCTAACGTACCCAACATTGGGGATGTGGAAGTCACCGTCTCCTTATGTCAAGAAATAGGGATGCAGGTCTCTTGGGACAGGGAGAAAGGAGAGATGCATGTCGTTACAAAAGAGCTGACAAGTTCTTACATTCCCCAAAAGTTCTCAGGTTCCAACCGCATACCCATCTTGATGATGGGGGCTTTATTGGGCCGTACTGACGAGGATATTATTGTTCCCGTCTCAGGTGGCTGCGACTTAGGTCAGCGCCCTGTAGACTTCCATATTACTGCTTTAGAAGCATTAGGGGCAACAATTGAATACCGTCCTATGAAACGCCAGGCAGCCTATTTTGCCAGGGCGCATAATGGCTTGCAAGGCAGTTTGATCACCCTTCCCTTCCCTTCTGTAGGTGCCACTGAAAACACCATCCTAGCTGCCGTCACAGCACGGGGAACCACCGTGATAAAAAATGCAGCGATTGAGCCTGAAGTTGTCGATCTCATTTTATTCCTGCAAAAATTGGGCGCTAATATCACTGTGGATGTGGATAGGACCATTAAGATCCAGGGAACGAGACGTTTCTATGAAGTTGAGCATACGGTACTTCCTGACCGTATCGAAGCAGCTTCTTGGGGGATGGCAGCTATCTGTACCAAGGGTAGAGTATTTGTCGAAGGAGCCCAGCACCATAACATGATTACCTTTCTGAATACAATTAGGGAAGTGGGCGGCGGTTTCGATGTGAAAGAAAATGGAATAGAATTCTTCTATGACGGACCACTGCAAGGCGGCCTTCATATTGAGACGGACGTCCATCCCGGATTCATGACAGATTGGCAGCAGCCCTTTGTAGTATTGCTTACACAGGCGTCCGGTTCTTCTGTTGTGCATGAGACAGTGTACGAAAAACGTTTTGGGTATACAGAGACATTACGCGAAATGGGAGCGGATATAACTCTATTTAAGCAATGCTTAGGGGGGAAATGCTGCCGTTATGCTTCTAAAAATTATGCCCACAGCTTAATTGTTAAAGGTTCTTCCCCGCTGATTGCAAAAGATATTGCTGTGCCGGACCTTAGAGCAGGCTTTGCGTATGTGATGGCCGCATGCGTGGCCGAAGGAAAATCCTCACTTTCCGGTTTAGACTTTTTGAAGAGAGGGTATGAAAATATTTTCGAAAAATTAGTCAATCTGGGAATCGATATTGAACTCACAACAGCCCGGGATCCTTTACCGCTCGTGCTGCCTGCTGCAATGTCTGAAGTTGAGGATGAACTCTTAGTTACGAATTGA
- a CDS encoding ATP-binding protein has protein sequence MSSLDFIPVRTRASDYKDTQFPLPAVHLKIKFITPLFSNQTTHTRFEESKVLANFQSLYNNTPLRIGDVKQILIGNTTLGLTVKKFTFDKGEPIVNPHEDSTILWILHAKTALRLNKGKYASKIIHQITQQTLFKVICDINLSPQESAAQNIQQPIFINHQVLLERLQMEYSRLPLYPGVVMEYTEEERKMSVIVKKIVNVYKGYEYLEGMGTEPVTVMSRDLKLSFESNLALGKSKIYDASTLIIQIVAVRSHDTNETRSFTDCFFADDIMDALIEASRSIVWKAKPWIIHVPNRKGVMNTLEIEILGGCDATGNLKDADPDTKYAKLWKITSSTVLSVTMNPPLSQIKVVHSSIPAPVSKIYLLYDIVSRNGVNTTLYKDDLIEKLRTNTANVIKGDRIFFADKSRNMLEIHVEDINFSSTEGIQKLNLGVLTPETEFHFTPLRSKLPPLLENTTDNIPSNAIEFFQKKRLDIVDKSLIDFLELLKAKLVDDPELYNTLGQPAPKALILSGFLGNNKTLSIQGISAWLGVYPENFQNFGPTELIQVWNGQTEKELRSLFDLALENNRQSGGISPLHLVHIEGIDTLFGSEEKPPKTHQVSQLSQLLTMLDEHRKDWPRLLIIATCDNPEGINPSLLRTGYFEDIFTIPEPKFYEREENFCIHTQLLRDKNLIPSEASNKHLANLTSGFSNLEIKSVVKGAFELADKRFRGNKAIPLFITLNDFLESIHTVQLRKNEKKEKIEHYFT, from the coding sequence ATGTCTTCTCTTGATTTTATCCCTGTTCGAACCAGAGCTTCGGATTATAAAGATACGCAATTTCCCCTGCCGGCAGTACATCTCAAAATAAAATTTATTACGCCGTTATTCAGCAACCAAACAACTCATACCCGCTTTGAAGAGAGCAAAGTATTGGCCAACTTCCAATCCCTTTATAACAATACGCCACTAAGAATTGGCGATGTGAAGCAAATACTTATCGGCAACACTACCTTAGGATTGACTGTAAAAAAATTTACCTTTGATAAGGGAGAACCCATCGTCAATCCTCACGAAGATAGCACAATTCTTTGGATACTACATGCTAAAACTGCTTTGCGTCTGAATAAAGGTAAGTATGCATCCAAGATCATTCATCAAATCACCCAGCAAACCCTTTTTAAAGTTATATGCGATATCAATCTCTCCCCTCAGGAATCTGCGGCGCAAAATATTCAACAACCCATTTTCATTAACCATCAAGTATTGTTAGAACGCCTACAAATGGAGTACTCCCGCCTTCCCCTTTACCCCGGTGTAGTCATGGAATACACAGAGGAAGAGCGAAAGATGAGCGTAATAGTAAAAAAGATCGTCAACGTATACAAAGGCTATGAATATTTGGAAGGTATGGGAACCGAACCGGTGACTGTAATGAGCAGGGACCTTAAATTATCGTTCGAATCTAATTTAGCGCTAGGTAAGAGTAAAATCTATGATGCCAGCACACTCATCATCCAGATCGTTGCCGTACGCTCCCACGATACTAATGAAACCAGAAGCTTTACCGATTGTTTCTTTGCAGATGATATCATGGACGCATTAATAGAAGCTTCAAGAAGTATTGTATGGAAAGCAAAACCTTGGATCATCCACGTCCCTAACCGCAAAGGGGTGATGAATACCTTGGAAATAGAAATTTTGGGCGGATGCGATGCCACCGGAAATTTAAAGGATGCAGATCCGGATACAAAATATGCTAAACTTTGGAAGATCACCTCTTCAACCGTATTATCCGTCACAATGAATCCACCCCTTTCTCAAATAAAGGTAGTCCATTCCAGTATCCCGGCACCTGTCTCAAAAATATACCTTTTATACGACATCGTCTCTCGCAATGGGGTAAATACTACCTTATATAAAGACGACCTCATAGAGAAACTCCGAACTAATACTGCCAACGTCATCAAAGGAGATCGCATTTTCTTCGCTGATAAATCCCGGAATATGCTCGAAATCCATGTTGAGGATATTAACTTCTCCTCTACAGAAGGGATTCAAAAACTTAATCTGGGCGTTCTTACACCTGAAACTGAATTTCATTTCACTCCGCTCCGATCAAAACTCCCACCCCTTCTAGAGAATACCACGGATAATATACCTTCAAACGCAATAGAATTTTTCCAGAAGAAAAGACTAGACATTGTAGATAAGAGTTTAATAGATTTCTTAGAGCTACTAAAGGCTAAGCTTGTCGACGATCCTGAGCTCTATAATACATTAGGCCAGCCTGCTCCTAAAGCCCTAATTTTAAGCGGTTTTCTTGGCAACAACAAAACCTTGTCCATCCAAGGGATCAGTGCATGGCTGGGTGTCTATCCGGAGAATTTCCAAAATTTCGGGCCCACAGAGCTCATTCAAGTATGGAATGGGCAAACAGAAAAAGAACTGCGTTCACTCTTTGATCTTGCGCTTGAGAACAACCGTCAATCAGGTGGCATCTCTCCTCTTCATCTTGTCCATATCGAGGGCATAGATACACTTTTTGGAAGCGAGGAGAAACCGCCAAAAACACATCAAGTTTCTCAGCTTAGCCAACTTCTTACAATGCTCGACGAACATAGAAAAGACTGGCCCCGTCTTCTCATCATCGCAACATGTGATAATCCGGAAGGCATTAATCCATCCCTTCTACGCACAGGATATTTTGAGGATATATTTACTATTCCTGAGCCTAAATTTTATGAAAGAGAAGAAAACTTTTGCATCCATACCCAACTGCTACGGGATAAAAATCTCATTCCATCGGAAGCCTCTAATAAACATTTGGCCAATCTAACTTCGGGCTTTAGCAACTTAGAAATAAAATCTGTGGTAAAAGGCGCTTTTGAATTGGCTGATAAGCGATTTAGAGGCAATAAAGCCATTCCCCTATTTATTACCCTTAACGATTTCTTAGAATCGATCCACACCGTCCAGTTAAGGAAAAATGAAAAGAAAGAAAAAATCGAACATTATTTTACTTGA
- the ispF gene encoding 2-C-methyl-D-erythritol 2,4-cyclodiphosphate synthase, with the protein MNKHPSYPIFRTGIGQDSHRFLLSDSTKPLVICGVTFDDHPGFNANSDGDVVYHAVCNAITSLTHILIMGGIADDLCLRDGIIDSEVYLLEAKKTLGNQVITHVAATIEAKKPRFKEKLIPMRENLARVLELDIAQVGITATTGEGLTDFGCGDGIQCFVVLTTMELPV; encoded by the coding sequence ATGAACAAACATCCTTCTTACCCTATCTTTAGAACAGGAATTGGCCAAGACAGCCACCGATTCTTGCTATCCGATTCCACTAAACCGCTGGTCATTTGCGGCGTCACCTTTGATGATCATCCCGGTTTTAATGCAAACTCCGACGGGGATGTTGTATATCATGCCGTATGCAATGCCATCACATCACTCACCCATATCCTAATTATGGGCGGTATTGCTGATGACCTGTGTCTTAGAGACGGTATTATCGACAGTGAAGTCTATCTGTTGGAAGCAAAAAAAACTTTAGGCAACCAGGTGATCACTCATGTTGCCGCTACGATAGAAGCTAAGAAGCCCCGTTTCAAAGAGAAACTGATCCCCATGCGTGAAAACCTCGCGCGTGTATTAGAATTAGATATTGCTCAAGTAGGCATTACAGCCACTACCGGCGAAGGGTTAACTGATTTTGGCTGCGGCGATGGAATACAATGCTTTGTTGTCCTTACAACAATGGAGTTGCCCGTTTAG